One window from the genome of Dyadobacter sp. CECT 9275 encodes:
- the murC gene encoding UDP-N-acetylmuramate--L-alanine ligase, whose protein sequence is MTHYKYIYFVGIGGIGMSALARWFKANGFAVAGYDKTSTHLVKTIESEGITVTLEDEIGTIPDTFKADPALTLVVYTPAVPVDHKQMNYFRDHNFMILKRSQVLGMLTRNLRTVGVAGTHGKTTTSSMVAHILRSAGVNSTAFLGGITQNYETNLLLNEATDKLGEVICVVEADEFDRSFLTLFPEIAIVTSTDADHLDIYGKHEAVLDSFKEYVSQVEDGGILFMRHGLQIADATKAKVYTYSLDEGDYYASGIHIEKARFVFDLNYPGGSIDRIAMKIPGFHNIENSIAASAVALYLGVSPAEIKLALESYKGVKRRFEYQVESPEHIYIDDYAHHPAEIEAFLSSVRALYPGRHITAIFQPHLFTRTRDFADGFAKSLSLADRLILMEIYPARELPIPGVNAQMILDRVETGDKKIVVKEHVVEAVKAIETDILVTIGAGDIDTLVLPLKEYLANSFAN, encoded by the coding sequence ATGACTCATTATAAATACATTTACTTTGTTGGTATCGGAGGTATAGGAATGAGCGCCCTGGCCCGATGGTTTAAGGCCAATGGGTTCGCAGTAGCCGGTTATGACAAAACTTCAACACATCTCGTCAAAACGATTGAAAGCGAAGGAATTACCGTAACGCTGGAAGACGAGATCGGTACCATTCCTGATACTTTTAAGGCCGACCCGGCCTTGACCCTGGTGGTATATACCCCGGCCGTACCGGTAGACCACAAGCAGATGAATTATTTCAGGGATCATAACTTTATGATTCTGAAGCGCTCTCAGGTGCTGGGTATGCTGACCCGCAATTTAAGAACAGTCGGTGTGGCAGGAACGCATGGAAAAACAACTACATCTTCCATGGTTGCCCATATCCTGCGGTCTGCAGGTGTGAACAGTACAGCATTCCTGGGCGGAATAACACAGAACTACGAAACGAATCTGTTGCTGAACGAGGCGACGGATAAGCTGGGGGAGGTGATATGCGTGGTGGAGGCAGATGAATTCGACCGTTCATTCCTGACACTGTTTCCCGAGATAGCCATTGTAACCTCCACAGATGCGGACCATCTGGATATCTACGGAAAACATGAAGCCGTTCTGGATTCATTTAAAGAATATGTCAGCCAGGTGGAAGACGGGGGCATTTTATTCATGCGACATGGTTTGCAGATAGCTGATGCGACAAAAGCCAAGGTTTATACCTATTCATTGGACGAGGGAGATTATTACGCATCCGGTATACACATCGAAAAGGCCCGTTTCGTTTTTGACCTGAACTATCCGGGAGGAAGTATCGATAGAATTGCCATGAAGATTCCCGGCTTTCATAATATTGAGAATTCAATTGCGGCAAGTGCAGTGGCGCTCTACCTGGGTGTAAGCCCCGCGGAAATTAAACTTGCGCTTGAAAGTTACAAGGGAGTCAAGCGCCGGTTTGAGTATCAGGTGGAGAGCCCGGAACATATTTACATCGATGATTACGCCCATCATCCGGCCGAAATCGAAGCTTTTTTATCATCTGTCAGAGCGCTTTATCCCGGCAGACATATTACTGCCATTTTTCAGCCACATTTGTTTACCAGAACACGTGATTTTGCCGACGGTTTTGCAAAAAGCCTTTCGTTGGCCGACAGGCTGATTTTAATGGAAATTTACCCGGCCAGGGAGTTGCCGATACCAGGTGTGAACGCGCAGATGATTCTGGATCGGGTAGAAACCGGAGATAAAAAAATAGTTGTTAAAGAGCATGTGGTAGAGGCTGTGAAGGCCATTGAAACGGATATTCTGGTGACGATTGGAGCGGGGGATATTGATACGCTGGTTCTGCCCCTGAAGGAGTATCTCGCTAATTCATTTGCTAATTAA
- the murG gene encoding undecaprenyldiphospho-muramoylpentapeptide beta-N-acetylglucosaminyltransferase, producing MIKRIIISGGGTGGHIYPAVAIANALKEVNPDIEILFVGALGKMEMEKVPKAGYHIIGLPIAGIKRELTLDNLAFPFKLIKSLLKAKSVIKDFAPDAAVGVGGYASGPLLMIASFLGIPTLIQEQNSYAGITNKLLSKWAKKICVAYPGMEVFFPHEKIKLLGNPVRSDILEVESKRDKALLHFGFKSTGKTLFVMGGSLGARSVNESVLKGLKRLAEGGYQVLWQTGKGFIDTASAAIKSLNTDQIKAYEFIYEMDLAYAVADVVISRAGALSVSELCLAAKPAILVPFPAASEDHQTKNAMSLVSQNAAIMIKDSSAAEELISTALDLLNNPERQQELIENIRPLARPTAAADIAREVLSLSDSPIV from the coding sequence ATGATAAAACGGATAATTATCAGCGGAGGTGGTACAGGTGGCCACATATATCCTGCTGTTGCTATCGCGAATGCATTAAAGGAAGTGAATCCGGATATTGAAATTCTTTTTGTAGGAGCGCTTGGGAAAATGGAAATGGAAAAGGTGCCCAAAGCCGGATACCACATTATTGGCTTGCCAATTGCCGGCATTAAAAGGGAGCTGACTCTGGATAACCTGGCTTTTCCTTTCAAGCTTATTAAAAGTCTTTTGAAGGCGAAATCCGTAATTAAGGATTTTGCACCCGATGCCGCGGTTGGGGTTGGCGGGTATGCGAGCGGACCTTTGTTAATGATCGCGTCCTTTCTTGGGATTCCTACGTTGATCCAGGAACAAAACTCGTACGCGGGAATAACCAACAAACTGTTGTCAAAATGGGCAAAAAAAATTTGTGTGGCCTATCCGGGAATGGAAGTTTTTTTTCCTCATGAAAAAATAAAACTTTTGGGCAATCCTGTGAGGAGTGATATCCTTGAAGTGGAGTCAAAACGGGATAAGGCGCTGCTACATTTTGGATTTAAGAGCACTGGTAAGACACTTTTCGTGATGGGTGGGAGCCTTGGGGCACGGTCTGTCAATGAAAGCGTGTTAAAGGGGCTGAAGCGTCTGGCAGAGGGAGGGTATCAGGTTTTATGGCAAACGGGCAAGGGATTTATAGATACTGCATCTGCTGCTATTAAAAGTTTAAATACCGATCAGATCAAAGCTTACGAGTTTATTTATGAAATGGACCTGGCTTATGCGGTTGCCGATGTAGTCATATCCCGTGCCGGAGCGCTTTCCGTTTCGGAGCTTTGTCTGGCAGCCAAGCCTGCTATCCTGGTTCCTTTTCCGGCCGCATCGGAAGACCATCAGACTAAAAATGCAATGAGCCTTGTGAGCCAGAACGCGGCGATCATGATAAAAGATTCATCTGCGGCAGAGGAGCTGATTTCCACTGCACTGGACTTGCTGAATAACCCGGAGAGGCAACAGGAACTGATTGAAAATATCCGCCCGCTGGCAAGGCCAACGGCGGCTGCCGATATAGCAAGGGAAGTCCTTAGCCTGTCTGACTCACCTATAGTATAA
- a CDS encoding FtsW/RodA/SpoVE family cell cycle protein, whose amino-acid sequence METLQRVREDTQNWFAKNLKGDRWIWFVCIIMLLWSIVVVYSASVKDAYSQKQGNTEYYLIKHSVLCFLSLLIMYFVHRIPYIKFVYVTRLAVWSSILLLIFTMFFGTSVNEASRWIEIPIIGQRFQPSEWAKVALIAHLSLILARHIKGGWNTRELFMEPLALVGVVCGLIFTSNVSTAVMLAGICFLLMFVGKVPLHYLFFTAVGLVFFATIAILLNSTQRAGTAQNRITSFFDKDIVVYQSQQSYMAMARGGLYGEGVAKSRQRRFLPEPQKDFIFAVAVEEYGTIGGVVLIVFYLIILYRGLKAIEATKRPFGGLLSAGLTFTVVSQAFSAMAVTVGLVPVTGQTLPFFSQGGTSLLFTGIAMGMILSVSRGENIEEKRI is encoded by the coding sequence ATGGAGACCTTGCAGAGAGTTAGAGAAGACACACAGAACTGGTTTGCCAAGAATCTGAAAGGCGATCGCTGGATATGGTTTGTCTGCATTATTATGTTGCTCTGGAGTATTGTGGTGGTGTATAGTGCCAGTGTGAAAGATGCTTATAGTCAAAAGCAGGGGAATACGGAGTATTATCTGATCAAACATTCAGTCCTTTGCTTTCTTTCGCTGCTGATCATGTATTTCGTTCACCGGATACCCTACATCAAGTTTGTGTATGTAACCCGGCTGGCTGTATGGAGCTCTATTTTGCTGCTGATCTTCACCATGTTTTTTGGTACCTCGGTGAATGAAGCGTCGCGCTGGATAGAAATACCTATCATAGGGCAGCGTTTCCAGCCCTCGGAATGGGCCAAAGTAGCGCTGATCGCGCATCTGTCGCTGATACTGGCCCGGCACATCAAAGGCGGCTGGAATACCCGTGAACTCTTCATGGAACCTCTGGCTTTGGTCGGAGTGGTCTGCGGTCTTATTTTTACCAGCAATGTGTCCACCGCAGTGATGCTGGCGGGAATATGTTTTCTGCTGATGTTTGTGGGGAAAGTTCCGTTACACTATCTGTTTTTTACGGCAGTTGGCCTGGTCTTTTTTGCAACCATCGCCATCCTGCTCAACTCTACGCAACGGGCAGGTACTGCACAGAACAGGATTACCTCATTCTTTGATAAGGATATTGTTGTTTATCAGTCGCAGCAGTCCTATATGGCTATGGCGCGAGGGGGATTATATGGTGAAGGTGTAGCCAAAAGTCGGCAGCGAAGATTTTTACCAGAGCCACAGAAAGATTTTATTTTCGCCGTCGCCGTAGAAGAGTATGGTACAATTGGTGGTGTTGTGCTTATTGTTTTCTATCTTATCATTTTATACCGGGGCCTTAAGGCCATTGAAGCTACCAAAAGGCCTTTTGGAGGATTATTATCGGCAGGATTGACCTTTACAGTAGTGAGTCAGGCATTTTCAGCCATGGCCGTGACGGTTGGGCTGGTGCCGGTTACGGGGCAAACCTTACCTTTTTTTAGCCAGGGCGGAACTTCGCTGCTCTTTACTGGTATTGCCATGGGAATGATACTCAGCGTGAGCCGGGGCGAGAATATTGAAGAAAAAAGAATTTAA
- the murD gene encoding UDP-N-acetylmuramoyl-L-alanine--D-glutamate ligase, translated as MIKSVMVQKKVVILGGGESGVGAAILAKSKGFAVFLSDKAILQDKYRDILIREGIEFEHGGHTEARVMDADIVIKSPGIPDKAPLVAALYKKGVQVVSEIEFASWYTSAKLIGITGSNGKTTTTLLTYHILKTAGLNVGLAGNIGDSFAWQVAEKQFDYYVLEISSFQLDNIERFRPDVAVLLNITPDHLDRYNYQFQNYVNSKFNIIQNQTENDTFIYFEDSEVILDELVRRDVRSQRLPVSLKGPLPKGGFLADSLLQIILKDSTFSIPFADLPVKGPHNAINALAAILVAQAVGIDQESIREGLRTFVNAPHRLEQVAILDGVTYVNDSKATNVDSVYYALGSFEQPVVLIAGGVDKGNDYSQIEDLVRQKVKALIILTPDFEKLEKYFKGIVGQIYITQDIQEAVSQARAWAQPGDVVLLSPACASFDLFKNYEDRGEKFKQAVRQLV; from the coding sequence ATGATTAAATCCGTAATGGTGCAGAAAAAGGTTGTTATATTGGGTGGCGGAGAAAGTGGCGTGGGTGCCGCAATCCTGGCCAAATCCAAAGGTTTTGCTGTTTTTTTGTCCGATAAGGCAATTCTTCAGGATAAGTACAGGGATATACTGATCCGGGAAGGAATTGAATTTGAACACGGGGGGCATACCGAGGCTAGGGTAATGGATGCGGACATTGTAATCAAAAGTCCAGGTATTCCGGACAAAGCGCCGCTCGTAGCCGCGTTATACAAAAAAGGGGTACAGGTAGTTTCCGAAATAGAGTTTGCTTCCTGGTATACGAGTGCGAAACTCATTGGCATCACGGGCAGCAATGGGAAAACAACCACTACTTTACTGACATATCATATCTTAAAGACAGCGGGGCTGAATGTCGGGCTGGCAGGAAATATCGGAGATAGTTTTGCCTGGCAGGTGGCTGAAAAACAGTTTGACTATTACGTACTGGAAATCAGTAGTTTTCAGCTGGATAACATTGAACGTTTCCGCCCCGATGTTGCTGTACTTCTGAATATCACACCGGACCACCTGGACAGGTATAATTACCAGTTTCAGAACTATGTGAACTCAAAGTTCAATATCATTCAGAATCAGACGGAGAATGATACCTTCATTTATTTTGAAGATAGTGAAGTGATCCTGGATGAACTTGTCAGAAGAGATGTACGATCTCAAAGGCTACCTGTTTCACTGAAAGGGCCGTTGCCAAAAGGAGGATTTCTGGCAGATAGTCTTTTGCAAATCATCCTTAAAGATTCGACATTTTCGATACCCTTCGCGGACCTGCCGGTCAAAGGCCCGCATAATGCCATCAATGCGCTGGCGGCTATACTGGTTGCCCAGGCAGTTGGAATTGATCAGGAAAGTATCAGAGAGGGATTAAGGACATTCGTGAATGCGCCACACCGACTGGAACAGGTGGCCATTCTGGATGGAGTTACCTATGTCAATGACTCCAAGGCTACCAACGTCGACTCGGTGTACTATGCACTGGGAAGTTTTGAACAACCGGTGGTTTTAATTGCAGGCGGTGTAGATAAGGGCAATGATTACAGCCAGATTGAGGATCTGGTACGTCAGAAGGTAAAAGCTTTGATCATCCTTACCCCGGATTTTGAAAAGCTCGAAAAGTATTTCAAAGGCATTGTCGGGCAGATATATATTACCCAGGATATTCAGGAGGCTGTTAGCCAGGCCCGGGCCTGGGCGCAGCCTGGTGACGTAGTATTGCTTTCGCCAGCCTGTGCGAGCTTCGATCTTTTTAAAAATTACGAAGATCGGGGAGAAAAATTTAAACAAGCGGTCCGCCAACTGGTATAA
- the mscL gene encoding large-conductance mechanosensitive channel protein MscL produces MFNEFKTFIAQGNVLDLAVGVVIGAAFGKITASLVEDIINPILGILIGGVDFTQLKVVLKAAVGETPEVAIKYGNFIQTVIQFLIIAWVIFLVVKGANKLRLTKPKE; encoded by the coding sequence ATGTTCAACGAATTTAAAACTTTCATTGCCCAGGGTAATGTTCTTGATCTTGCAGTGGGTGTGGTCATTGGTGCCGCTTTTGGTAAAATCACCGCGTCTCTTGTAGAAGACATTATCAACCCTATACTGGGCATTCTCATTGGCGGCGTTGATTTTACGCAGCTGAAGGTCGTTCTGAAAGCAGCAGTGGGAGAAACACCCGAAGTTGCTATTAAGTATGGTAATTTTATACAGACGGTCATCCAGTTTTTGATTATTGCATGGGTGATTTTCCTGGTAGTTAAAGGCGCAAATAAACTGAGATTGACTAAACCAAAAGAATAG
- a CDS encoding DUF3078 domain-containing protein — protein sequence MKDWSPEKLLIVFVFLTISSLSFGQKVDLSNSLGGNIIKVAKDTTWRKIEFGANLNQGSFSSNWTGGGVNSVALGLFFNALSEHKKGVHAWRNDFQSQYGIVRNQGQQSRKNVDRIFFDTKYNRALTDKWSLFANFNFLSQFGNGYEYSKDPATPDEREKVSSVFSPAYLTEAIGIEYKPVPYFFVDFSPAALRQTIVADKDLYLTFPNNYGVKQGKRIRNEVGIIQLVANFDKDIAKDINFKFRYLLYTSYNKSAVTDKREFNGDHRLDAQITAKIAKYFNVNLGAIVVYDKDQVDDIQFAQGLSVGFLYQIK from the coding sequence ATGAAAGATTGGTCACCCGAAAAACTTCTGATTGTATTCGTATTTTTAACCATAAGTTCATTGAGTTTTGGGCAGAAGGTTGATCTTTCCAATTCCTTAGGCGGGAACATCATAAAGGTTGCAAAAGATACCACATGGCGGAAGATAGAATTTGGAGCCAATCTTAATCAGGGGTCATTCAGTTCCAACTGGACGGGTGGTGGAGTGAACTCGGTTGCTCTTGGTCTCTTTTTTAATGCCCTGAGCGAGCATAAAAAGGGAGTACACGCCTGGAGAAATGATTTTCAGTCGCAGTATGGTATTGTCAGGAACCAAGGGCAGCAGAGCCGGAAAAATGTGGACAGGATTTTTTTTGATACTAAATACAATCGTGCGCTGACCGACAAGTGGAGCCTGTTTGCCAACTTTAACTTTTTATCCCAGTTCGGTAATGGATATGAATATTCAAAAGACCCTGCTACTCCGGATGAAAGAGAGAAAGTTTCATCCGTATTTTCTCCCGCGTACCTTACGGAGGCCATTGGTATAGAGTATAAGCCGGTGCCTTATTTCTTTGTTGATTTTTCGCCGGCTGCTTTAAGGCAGACCATTGTGGCAGACAAAGATCTGTATCTTACCTTTCCCAATAATTATGGGGTGAAGCAGGGAAAAAGAATAAGAAACGAGGTGGGAATCATACAGTTGGTTGCCAATTTTGACAAGGACATTGCGAAGGATATAAACTTCAAATTCCGCTATCTGCTGTATACCTCATATAACAAAAGTGCCGTTACCGATAAACGTGAATTTAATGGCGACCACAGACTGGACGCGCAGATCACAGCAAAAATTGCAAAATACTTTAATGTTAACCTGGGTGCCATAGTGGTTTACGACAAAGATCAGGTGGATGATATTCAGTTTGCACAAGGTTTAAGTGTAGGATTTTTATATCAGATCAAATAG
- a CDS encoding mechanosensitive ion channel family protein — MEKFPDITQILFNTFNTLVSQFVDFVPRVLGCFVILIIGYLVARGVKVVIAQVLARVGFDRIGDKLNEIGIIKQLKTEIRLSDIVAKIFYYYILLIFLSFASDTLGVDTITNMVVSLINFIPKLIAGAVMLQIGIMLSDAIKTTVIALCKSFSIASAKLIGNIAFFFFLTITFITALGQIGIETTLLESSFNLIIGGAIGAFALGYGIASKDVLANIISSFYSHKNYREGQIIRIGEVKGVITKIDSTSVTVVNDSTTTIIPLQLFQTTQVEIFN; from the coding sequence ATGGAAAAATTTCCGGACATCACACAAATTTTATTCAATACCTTCAATACCCTTGTCAGTCAGTTTGTAGACTTTGTACCAAGAGTACTAGGCTGTTTCGTAATTCTGATTATCGGGTACCTGGTTGCCCGTGGCGTGAAAGTAGTCATTGCCCAGGTGCTGGCACGAGTTGGGTTTGACAGAATCGGGGATAAACTGAACGAGATCGGGATTATCAAGCAATTAAAAACCGAGATCAGGCTAAGTGATATCGTTGCCAAAATTTTTTACTATTACATTCTGCTGATCTTCCTTTCTTTTGCGTCTGATACCCTCGGCGTCGATACGATCACCAACATGGTAGTGTCGCTGATTAATTTCATTCCGAAGCTTATTGCAGGCGCAGTTATGCTCCAGATCGGCATCATGCTTTCGGATGCGATCAAAACCACCGTCATTGCACTGTGTAAATCTTTTAGCATTGCTTCGGCCAAGCTTATCGGAAACATCGCTTTTTTCTTCTTTCTTACCATTACTTTTATCACCGCGCTGGGGCAGATCGGAATTGAGACTACTTTGCTGGAATCGAGTTTTAACCTCATTATCGGAGGAGCCATCGGAGCATTTGCCCTTGGGTACGGTATTGCGTCAAAAGATGTACTGGCCAATATCATTTCGTCATTTTACAGCCACAAAAACTACCGAGAGGGGCAGATTATCCGGATAGGAGAAGTAAAGGGCGTGATTACCAAAATTGACAGTACGTCGGTAACGGTGGTGAATGACAGTACCACAACCATCATCCCTCTGCAACTGTTTCAGACCACACAGGTCGAAATCTTCAATTAA
- a CDS encoding RNA polymerase sigma factor — protein sequence MVKTAINDFTKSFSDEELVKLFVETQQNKYFERLYERYSDKVYHKCISFVKDTAKAEDLTHDIFLKLIFKLGTFKEDAKFSTWLYSITYNHCMDQLRANKKRGEVMNDEPIEVSDDIDLNTIFDGDDVQAKNLKIALDQLTVDEKGVLFMKYMDDLSIRDIADIFKITESAVKMRLLRSREKLRKKYLETIIFLGVLAIKMIELVRSII from the coding sequence ATGGTCAAAACTGCGATCAACGATTTTACCAAAAGCTTCTCGGACGAAGAACTCGTTAAACTTTTTGTAGAAACTCAACAGAACAAGTATTTTGAACGGCTATACGAGAGGTATTCCGATAAGGTTTATCATAAATGTATATCGTTTGTAAAGGATACGGCCAAAGCTGAGGACCTTACACATGATATATTTCTTAAGCTGATTTTCAAACTGGGGACTTTCAAGGAAGATGCCAAGTTCTCCACCTGGTTATACAGTATTACCTATAACCATTGTATGGACCAGCTAAGAGCCAACAAAAAGAGAGGAGAGGTAATGAACGATGAGCCTATTGAAGTGTCCGATGACATAGATCTTAATACGATTTTTGACGGAGACGATGTGCAGGCGAAAAATTTGAAAATAGCACTGGATCAGCTGACGGTTGATGAAAAAGGGGTTTTGTTCATGAAGTATATGGATGACCTCAGCATCCGGGATATAGCCGATATTTTCAAAATTACCGAAAGCGCTGTCAAAATGAGGTTATTGCGTTCACGCGAGAAATTGCGCAAGAAGTACCTCGAAACTATAATATTTTTAGGCGTTTTGGCAATTAAAATGATTGAATTGGTTCGTAGTATAATTTAA
- the tsf gene encoding translation elongation factor Ts, translating into MAITAQDVNKLRQMTGAGMMDCKKALQEADGDFDKAVDILRKQGQKVAAKRADNAVSEGTVLVSISEDGTNGKLVALACETEPVSNVEGFKSLAQSILDVAVSGNIADKEALLSATLEDGRPVTEHIVDLTGKLGEKLEIVAYENVSADQVVSYIHSNGKLGVLVAFAGVNGTDVTELGKDVAMQIAAMKPIALDKDEVDSATVEREIEVGKEQARAEGKPEAMLEKIAQGKLQKFYKDNTLLNQEFVKDSSLTIRQLLEKTAKGLTVKSFKRVAIGA; encoded by the coding sequence ATGGCAATTACTGCACAAGATGTAAATAAACTGCGCCAGATGACCGGTGCCGGTATGATGGATTGTAAAAAAGCACTTCAGGAGGCTGATGGTGATTTTGATAAGGCTGTTGACATTCTTCGTAAGCAAGGACAAAAAGTAGCGGCAAAACGTGCTGACAACGCAGTTTCTGAAGGCACTGTTCTGGTAAGCATCAGTGAAGATGGAACCAATGGAAAACTGGTTGCACTGGCTTGTGAAACTGAGCCTGTTTCCAATGTGGAAGGTTTCAAAAGCCTTGCCCAGAGTATACTTGACGTGGCCGTTTCAGGAAATATTGCAGATAAAGAGGCTTTGCTATCCGCTACGCTGGAAGATGGCCGCCCGGTGACCGAGCATATCGTAGATCTTACAGGTAAGCTGGGAGAAAAACTGGAAATCGTTGCGTACGAAAACGTATCCGCTGACCAGGTAGTATCCTACATTCACTCCAATGGTAAATTAGGCGTACTGGTTGCTTTTGCAGGTGTAAACGGAACCGATGTTACCGAGCTTGGAAAAGATGTAGCCATGCAGATTGCCGCCATGAAACCTATCGCTCTTGACAAGGACGAGGTGGACTCGGCAACTGTTGAGCGTGAGATTGAAGTTGGAAAAGAGCAGGCAAGAGCCGAAGGAAAACCGGAAGCCATGCTGGAAAAAATTGCTCAGGGTAAACTTCAGAAATTCTATAAAGATAACACTTTGCTAAACCAGGAGTTTGTAAAGGATTCGTCGCTTACCATACGTCAGCTGCTTGAGAAAACTGCGAAAGGGCTCACCGTTAAATCTTTCAAAAGGGTAGCCATCGGAGCATAG
- the rpsB gene encoding 30S ribosomal protein S2 has protein sequence MAQIEYKELLDAGVHFGHLTRKWDPRMAPYIFMEKNGIHIIDLNKTLNCIEQAEAAIKQIVRSGRKIMFVATKKQAQEIVTEEAKRLKMPYVTDRWLGGMLTNFGTIRKSLKKMQTLEKMLKDETTVNNIAKRERLMLTREKDKLERVLGGVADLTRLPAALFIVDVKREHIAVSEAKRLNIPIFAICDTNSNPELVDFPIPSNDDAYKAISLITLAVGKAIEEGLMERKQDKDDQRLVEEEEAKRQADKGEEAATATPVAESDAE, from the coding sequence ATGGCACAAATAGAGTATAAAGAACTATTGGATGCAGGTGTTCATTTTGGCCACCTTACCCGCAAGTGGGATCCACGTATGGCTCCGTATATCTTTATGGAGAAAAACGGGATCCACATCATTGACCTGAACAAAACACTGAACTGCATCGAGCAGGCTGAGGCTGCTATCAAGCAGATCGTTCGTTCAGGACGTAAGATCATGTTTGTTGCTACCAAAAAGCAAGCGCAGGAAATCGTAACGGAAGAGGCTAAACGCCTAAAAATGCCTTACGTAACGGACCGCTGGCTGGGTGGTATGCTAACGAACTTCGGCACTATTCGCAAGTCTTTGAAGAAAATGCAGACTCTTGAAAAGATGCTAAAAGACGAAACCACGGTTAACAATATAGCGAAGAGAGAACGCCTGATGCTTACACGTGAGAAGGATAAACTGGAAAGAGTGTTGGGTGGTGTAGCTGACCTGACCCGCCTTCCTGCTGCCCTTTTCATCGTTGATGTAAAACGCGAGCATATTGCAGTTTCAGAAGCAAAAAGGTTGAACATCCCCATTTTTGCGATCTGTGACACGAACTCAAACCCTGAGCTGGTTGACTTCCCGATCCCAAGCAATGATGATGCTTACAAAGCGATATCACTCATTACGCTTGCTGTTGGAAAAGCAATCGAAGAAGGTTTGATGGAACGCAAACAAGATAAGGACGATCAGCGTCTGGTAGAGGAAGAAGAAGCCAAACGTCAGGCAGACAAAGGCGAGGAGGCAGCAACCGCTACTCCTGTTGCAGAAAGCGACGCAGAATAA
- the rpsI gene encoding 30S ribosomal protein S9, with product MEVINTIGRRKTAVARIYLTPGKGEIKVNGRDFKEYFPFEVHQIVLQQPFSTVSGGNGYDIKVNVRGGGVTGQAEAIRMAVSRALVEYNGEFRGALKKEGFLTRDPRMVERKKYGRRKARRRFQFSKR from the coding sequence ATGGAAGTTATCAACACAATAGGTAGAAGAAAAACAGCTGTGGCGCGCATTTACCTTACGCCCGGCAAAGGAGAAATCAAGGTGAATGGCCGTGATTTCAAGGAATATTTTCCTTTTGAAGTGCATCAGATCGTTCTTCAGCAACCTTTTTCAACGGTTAGCGGTGGCAATGGTTATGATATCAAGGTAAATGTAAGAGGCGGCGGCGTGACCGGACAGGCAGAGGCTATCCGTATGGCTGTATCCCGTGCTTTGGTTGAATACAACGGCGAATTCCGCGGTGCATTGAAAAAAGAAGGATTCCTGACCCGTGACCCACGTATGGTTGAACGTAAGAAATACGGTCGCCGTAAAGCACGCAGGAGATTCCAGTTCTCTAAACGTTAA
- the rplM gene encoding 50S ribosomal protein L13: MDTLSYKTISANKNTVNKEWVVVDAKDAVLGRLASEVAKIIRGKHKTSYTPHVDCGDNVIVINADKIKLTGKKMTDKVYVRHTGYPGGQRFQTPRELLEKHPERVIEKAVKGMLPKNRLGRRLYTNLFVYAAAEHPHSAQQPKEIQL, encoded by the coding sequence GTGGATACGTTAAGCTACAAAACCATCTCGGCGAACAAAAACACAGTAAACAAGGAGTGGGTTGTTGTGGATGCTAAAGATGCAGTTCTTGGTCGTCTGGCCAGTGAAGTTGCAAAAATCATCAGAGGCAAGCACAAAACCAGTTACACTCCTCACGTTGATTGTGGTGATAACGTTATTGTTATCAACGCCGATAAAATTAAGTTGACAGGGAAAAAGATGACAGACAAAGTTTATGTCCGTCACACTGGATACCCGGGAGGTCAACGTTTTCAGACTCCCCGTGAGTTGCTCGAAAAACACCCGGAACGTGTGATCGAGAAAGCCGTAAAAGGTATGCTTCCTAAAAACCGTTTAGGACGCCGTTTGTACACAAATCTGTTTGTTTATGCTGCTGCAGAACATCCTCACAGCGCTCAGCAACCAAAAGAAATCCAGTTGTAA